Genomic DNA from Fimbriimonas ginsengisoli Gsoil 348:
CACGTCCTGCCGCGGCAGGGTAGGGCGCGCCAGGGTGTTGTCGTCCAGCGTGTCTCCGACTTCGCCGTACTTCACGGCGAAGCTCAAAGGCGAATTGACGACTCGGTCGGTAATCGTAATCGTGCGCGTAAGCCGGTTTCCGCGTCCCGATCCGTTCACCGCATCTAAGGCGATCGTCACCGGACCCGGCTTGTAGTAAGCCGGCTTGAGATTGCTCCAACGAAGCCCGAACGGCTCGCCGAGGGGGTGGAAAGAGAACTCCTCCACCTTGACCGGCTCACCGATGCCGTACGAGTCCTTGTCCGTGGTGAACCTCGGCTGGGGCAGCGCCGGATCGCCGCCGCTCTCCCGGATGAGGGTGATGTAAAACTCACCCCCTTCGCCCGCCCTAAGCTTCGCCCCGATTCCGTCGGCGAGCAGCTTGGCGCTGATGAACATCGTATCCCCGCGTTGCACAAGATTCCCGTCCAGTGGGATCGAGGAACCACCGAGAAGGATCTGGTTGAAGGTCCCCGAAAACTGAAGGGAGCCGACCGTCTGAAACCCGCCGCTGTTACCGAGCGACATTCCGAGCATCGTCAGCGTTTCGCGAAGCGGCACCATCGTCCGGCCCTGGATTTGGACGGGCGGAGTGGAGTAGTTCGCCGATGCGCCGTTTACAGAAGCCCCGGTCTGACCGGCTTTGCCGATAAGCTGCTGAGTTCCGGCCTGGCCGCCGCTGAATGCCAAGGCAAGTAAGCAAGAAACTAATGAAAGCGCCATTAGGGAGCCCTGATGATACTGTCTCGAGGGCGGATGGCGAGTTTGCTGGCCGCCTAGTGGGTCGCGGGGTTCGGGCGATGGCTAAGTGCCCAACGGGCCATGAGGGCGGCGATGACCGTGAAGAGAGCCCCCAGGAAGAAGGGAGAGCCCGGGATTTTCACCGGCGAGGGGCCGGTGAAGTAGCCGAAGACGACGGTGAAGATCGGCGGACCGATGACCCCGGTCAGACTCTGAATCGCGGTCAGGGCTCCCTGAGCGGCTCCCTGCTCAGTTTCGTCGAACTGCTGCGACACCAGACTCTGAAGGCCGGGCCCGCCGACGAAGCAGGTGGTCCAAACGACCATCGACATGAGCATCATGTAGCCGCTGTTGGAACTGCCCATCGCAACGAAGCCGATCAGGTTGAAGAGGAGGCTGATCCAGATAAGGCCGACGTCGCCGTACTTCGCTTGAAGCACGCGGATCAGCCAAAGCTGGACGATCATGGAACAGACCCCGAGCAGCGCCAGCGATAGACCGTTATCGCGCTCGGCCCAGTGGAATCGGTATTGCGTGTACAACACCCATACGCTGGGCGGAACCTGCTGGGCCAGCCATAGGATTCCCGCGGTCCCGGCGAGCATCATCACCCACTTCTTGCGCGCCAGAATGCTGAGCGATTTGAAGGGGTTGACGTTCGACCAGGCGAACGCGCGGCGATGCTCCTTTCCCAGCGATTCCGGCAGGACGAAGTAGCCGTAGAGGAGATTCACCCCCGACGCCACCGCGGCGGCCCAGAAAGGCACCCGCGGTCCGAAGGATCCAAGCAGGCCTCCCAACGCCGGACCGACGATGAAGCCGAGTCCGAAGGCGGCGCCGACCATTCCGAAGTTCTGAGACCGTTTCTCGGGCGGGCTGACGTCGGCGATGTAGGCGGTGGCGGCGGTAAAGCTGGCGCCGGTAATGCCCGCAATCACCCGGCCGAGGAAAAGCCAACCGACGGCCGGGGCCACGGCCTGGATGACGTAGTCGAATCCGGTGAAGAGGAGGCTGATGAGCAGCACCGGGCGACGGCCGAACCGGTCGCTCAAGTTGCCCAGGATCGGGGCGCAGAGGAACTGCATCAGGCCGTAAACGGAAAGCAAGACCCCGTAGGTACGAACCTGGTGCTCGTGCGGCCCACCGGCAAGCTGACCGACCAGCTTGGGCAGCACAGGGATGATCAGCCCGAACCCGATCACGTCGATCAGAAGGGTGACGAAGATGAATGCGAGCCCCGCCGGCCGTTGGTCTCGTTTCGCCTGAAGGCTGGCCATGAACCGGAGATGATATCCGATCTAACCGGACGCTACGCTTTAACGGTCGGCTCGTAGGCGACAAGAGTGGGGCCGTATTGCCGGATCTGCTCTCTGAACGGCTCGGCCTGGGCGCGAAGCTCGTTCTGTCGCTCGCGGAGCCGGACGGCCAAATCGACGAGCTCTTCTTGGGCGGAAAGCAGCTCCCGCCGCATTGCCACATCCTCCCGGTGGATCTTTTCCAAGATCGATCGTTCTTCGTGCGGGGGGAGGGCGTAAGTGGAGGCGTGCCAGAACTGATCTTCCAGTGCGCGGCGCCACACGAGTAGGTCGTTCCATAGCTGCGATTCGAAATCGCGAACGCGCTTCAGGTTCTCCGGCACGATGTCGGCGGCGGTCTCGATTCCGCGGTCGTGCAATTGCGACAGCTTGCTACGCCCCTGGGCCGAATCGGCGGCGAGGATGGAGTACTTCCTCAAGTAGTGCTCCAGGTCGGCCCGGTGGAGCTGGCGCACCCGCTCTTCGCGAGCGGTCTCGTATCGCTTGTGGTTGTTTAGTAGTCCGTGCCTCAGGGTATTCAAGTCGCTCAGGCGCATCTCGTACACGTGCGCGTCAGCCTTGGAGGTCCACTCCTTCCAGAGCGATTCCAATCGATCGTTCGCCTTGCGGACGCGGCGGCGGACCCGCTCCACGAAGAAGCACTGAACGACGAAGATCACGATGGCGAGCGCCAGCAGAATCTGGACCGCCGGTCCGATCCGGATCAGCTCTCGCCCGAAGACGATGGACAGATAGATCACCCAAAACCCGGAATGGACGCCGCGAGCCAAGATCGGCCGGACGATCCACCTTTGCCACCCAGGGAGCTCGGCGGGGGCAAGCTGTTTGTAGTCGATGGGCGCGGGCGGATCTTCGACCTTGGGAAACGGAAGGGCGACCAGCCGTTTCCAAACTTCCTCGACGTCGAAGTCGGCGGCGGAGAGGGGATCGAGGGGAGCGGGGCGAAAGAGGGTGACGTTCCACTTCTCTTCAAGCGAGCACCAGGGGCAGCGACGCTGACCGTTCCAGTGGACGTGGCTGCCATTGACGTCGCAGGCGCCAAGCGTGCCCTCCAACTCCTTCAACGCGCCGAACCACTCGCGGGCGCTCGGCCGGACCGGCTCCGCGGGGTCGAAGGCGCGCTCGAACAGCTCCTTGATTTCGGGAGGTAGAAAATCCAGATCGAGGTGCGGGGGCGGCGCGACCGGCACTTGCCTTCGGTCGGTGAACACATACCAGCCGCGTTGGATCGACTCTTCCAGCGGGACGTCGACGTCCCGTTCGGGCCGCCCGGCGAACGGATGCCGTCCGAAGACGAGGGTCTGAAAGATGAGGACCGCCAGCGCGAATCGGTCCTGGTCGGCGGTTCTCTCCGTCCCTTCGAGCGATTGCCCCTGCAATTCGGGGGCGAGCAGCTCCGGCTTGCCGACCTTACAGGGGTAAAGGGTGTTCTCGACGCGGATCTGGAACGAGTCGGCGTCGATGATCTTCACCATCGCGTCGGGCCCCACTAGGATGTTCGACTCGTTGAGGTCGCCGATCACTAGATCGTGGTCGTGGGCGTGGTGGACGCAAGTCGCGAGGTTACGAGCGATACGCACGAGGTATGCCCACGATCGGTTCGGCGCGTGTTGAAGACGCGATCGGATCTGATAGGCGGAGTGAAGCGGCTGCCAGCCCTCGAGCGACTCCATGACGAAGCCGACGGTTTTATCCTCGGCGTCGCAAAGGCGGCTCAGCGGCCAGGCGGCGACGCGCCGCAACCGCTTGTTGCTAACGTCGATTAGGCCGTGGAGCTTGGCGTCGCGGGTGTATTCCCACTCCTTGTACAGCTTGGCGACGACGTCGTCGCGTCCCTGGATCCGGTAGACGATCCCCTCGCCCCCTTCGGCGATGACCGACCCAAGGCGGTACTCGCGGGAATCTCCCGCGAGGAGCGCGCCGGGGCCGTAGTCGGAGGCAAGCATTTTCTAAGTCCTACGAGCGACGACGATGGAGGTGTCGTCGTCCGTTCGATTGGTCACCATTTCGGAGGCCAGCATATTCGACAACCAGGCTTCGGCGGCAGAGTCGTTTCCCTGGGGAGCCCGAATATTTCGGAACACGGTCTGGAAAAACGCCTCGTGGGGCGCATCGGTCCCCGGATGAAGAACAAGGCCCTGGATTCCATCAGTAAACAGGGCTAAATCCTGTATAGATCCTATCACTTCGCGCACCTTGAGATGCTCGTGAGCGGTGGTCATTGTGACGAAATAGGTGGTGTTGAGAAACTCGCCCTGGTCGGGGATGATTGCGGTTTCGTATCCCTCTTCGATGCGGAAGACGGCGGCGCCGTCGCCTACCTGCATGAAGATCGACTTCTCGGGTCCGACGGCGGCGGCCACGAGGGTACAGGCGAGGTCATCGATCGGAACGTTCTGATCTTTGGCGGTGAGGGCGACGACGTCCTGGATCGCGGTCAGAACCGCGGCGGGGCCATCGGACGCCAGTCTCTGCGGGGCGGCGCCGAGGAACGTGGTGACCGCGACCATGGAGCCCAAATAGGAGCATGGAGCCGAACCGGCGCCGTCCGAGACGGCGGCATACAGCGTTTCCCCGATCACGCGGCAACCGGCCCAGTCGGCGCACGTCTTGCCGGGTCCGGCGCGGCGGGCGTAGGCGTGAGCCCACTGGCCCGTCGTCACGTTCATAGCTGGATCTCGCCCCACGCCGACGGCGACGGCAAGTCGAGCGCGGTACCGGGAACGCCCCGGCTTACCGGCTTCAGCGACTGCGAAAGCCACACGAACATCTCGCGGTACCTCGCCTCGCGCAGCCACACGGGCGAGCGCGGCGCGCCGATCTTCTTCAGCACGTTGACGTCCGCATTGTCGGTGCCGATGGTGAACATCTCGATTCCGCCCGATTTGACTTCGGCCTGCACCTCGTCACACGCCTCCTGCCAGGCATCGGTCGGCTCGCCGTCGGTGACGAGCCAGATCCAGGGGCGATAGTAGGGGATGCCGGCCTCGCGATAGGCGCGCTTCCGGGCTTTGACCTGCTTGATGGCGAAGCGGAGCCCTTGGCCGAGCGGGGTGTTTCCTTCCGCGTGCAGCCGAGGAGGGAGCCATCGGTCGACGGTGACGAAGTCTTGGATAAGCTGAACCGGGCCAAAGGTGATGACCGCGATCTCGACCCGCTGGGAGGCGAGGCGGTCGCCAAGGAGGTCGCTTCGGAGGACCTGGAGGCCCTCGTTCACCTTGTGAATGTGGGGCGCCATCGAGGTCGAGGTGTCTTGGAGGAGCACCACGGGGCACCGCCGCTCGGAGTTGAGGAACATCTCCTCGCTCAGCGGTTCAAGCTCGGGAAAATCGTGCCGGGACGTGTCCATGGTTAAGGGACCAGCGTCCCTGGTTCATGTTACAACGTGAAGGGGCGATGGGTTCCAAAACGTCGCTCGGGTGTTGGGGTGTTGAGGTTTTGGGAAATTCGTTTTAAAATTTTACTTCTGTATCTTCGGAGCGCTGGAGTAGGTATCCGTTGGTAGCTCTTTCAGGTCGTTTGATCGATTAGGATCCGCTGGCCCGAACTTTCTTCCTTCCCTGAAGCGACAACTCGTTGTCGGGGTGTTTATTTTGAATTTTATTGCCATCAAATCATTTGCGAGGCCCTATCTGGGAACGATAGCCTGCCTCGGCGCACTGTTCGTCATCGGCTGTGGAGGCGGCGGTGGGAGTCAGGGAAGTGGCTCGTCCACGGGAACCGCTTCAGGGCTAAGCACGGGGAGTTCCACTGGGTCGTCTGGGAGCCACGGCTCGACCGCCACCGCTTCCGGTACG
This window encodes:
- a CDS encoding TCR/Tet family MFS transporter; its protein translation is MASLQAKRDQRPAGLAFIFVTLLIDVIGFGLIIPVLPKLVGQLAGGPHEHQVRTYGVLLSVYGLMQFLCAPILGNLSDRFGRRPVLLISLLFTGFDYVIQAVAPAVGWLFLGRVIAGITGASFTAATAYIADVSPPEKRSQNFGMVGAAFGLGFIVGPALGGLLGSFGPRVPFWAAAVASGVNLLYGYFVLPESLGKEHRRAFAWSNVNPFKSLSILARKKWVMMLAGTAGILWLAQQVPPSVWVLYTQYRFHWAERDNGLSLALLGVCSMIVQLWLIRVLQAKYGDVGLIWISLLFNLIGFVAMGSSNSGYMMLMSMVVWTTCFVGGPGLQSLVSQQFDETEQGAAQGALTAIQSLTGVIGPPIFTVVFGYFTGPSPVKIPGSPFFLGALFTVIAALMARWALSHRPNPATH
- a CDS encoding protein kinase domain-containing protein produces the protein MLASDYGPGALLAGDSREYRLGSVIAEGGEGIVYRIQGRDDVVAKLYKEWEYTRDAKLHGLIDVSNKRLRRVAAWPLSRLCDAEDKTVGFVMESLEGWQPLHSAYQIRSRLQHAPNRSWAYLVRIARNLATCVHHAHDHDLVIGDLNESNILVGPDAMVKIIDADSFQIRVENTLYPCKVGKPELLAPELQGQSLEGTERTADQDRFALAVLIFQTLVFGRHPFAGRPERDVDVPLEESIQRGWYVFTDRRQVPVAPPPHLDLDFLPPEIKELFERAFDPAEPVRPSAREWFGALKELEGTLGACDVNGSHVHWNGQRRCPWCSLEEKWNVTLFRPAPLDPLSAADFDVEEVWKRLVALPFPKVEDPPAPIDYKQLAPAELPGWQRWIVRPILARGVHSGFWVIYLSIVFGRELIRIGPAVQILLALAIVIFVVQCFFVERVRRRVRKANDRLESLWKEWTSKADAHVYEMRLSDLNTLRHGLLNNHKRYETAREERVRQLHRADLEHYLRKYSILAADSAQGRSKLSQLHDRGIETAADIVPENLKRVRDFESQLWNDLLVWRRALEDQFWHASTYALPPHEERSILEKIHREDVAMRRELLSAQEELVDLAVRLRERQNELRAQAEPFREQIRQYGPTLVAYEPTVKA
- a CDS encoding PP2C family serine/threonine-protein phosphatase — encoded protein: MNVTTGQWAHAYARRAGPGKTCADWAGCRVIGETLYAAVSDGAGSAPCSYLGSMVAVTTFLGAAPQRLASDGPAAVLTAIQDVVALTAKDQNVPIDDLACTLVAAAVGPEKSIFMQVGDGAAVFRIEEGYETAIIPDQGEFLNTTYFVTMTTAHEHLKVREVIGSIQDLALFTDGIQGLVLHPGTDAPHEAFFQTVFRNIRAPQGNDSAAEAWLSNMLASEMVTNRTDDDTSIVVARRT
- a CDS encoding vWA domain-containing protein, with product MDTSRHDFPELEPLSEEMFLNSERRCPVVLLQDTSTSMAPHIHKVNEGLQVLRSDLLGDRLASQRVEIAVITFGPVQLIQDFVTVDRWLPPRLHAEGNTPLGQGLRFAIKQVKARKRAYREAGIPYYRPWIWLVTDGEPTDAWQEACDEVQAEVKSGGIEMFTIGTDNADVNVLKKIGAPRSPVWLREARYREMFVWLSQSLKPVSRGVPGTALDLPSPSAWGEIQL